Proteins co-encoded in one Maylandia zebra isolate NMK-2024a linkage group LG16, Mzebra_GT3a, whole genome shotgun sequence genomic window:
- the il17d gene encoding interleukin-17D → MPHRVHVLLLLLLSLCRPAAATRVRNKTVRTRSCLDMPEEKLEEIFGRLSVGVMSAFHHALQLEPQDKLNLTCPTTARVPTDGKTRLPVNLLSISPWAYRISYDPKRYPRYIPEAYCLCKGCLIRPYGEESSQYRSTLVYAPSVILRRTGSCVGGRHSYTEIYVSIAVGCTCVPLLEKRPKKSNQSLQRREPKARKLFTPRKEA, encoded by the exons ATGCCCCACAGAGTCCACGTTCTGCTACTACTGCTGCTGTCGCTGTGTCGGCCGGCAGCAGCGACCCGGGTCAGAAACAAGACCGTCAGGACGCGGTCCTGCCTGGACATGCCGGAGGAGAAGTTGGAGGAGATTTTTGGACGGCTCTCGGTGGGAGTAATGAGCGCTTTCCATCACGCTCTGCAGCTGGAGCCGCAGGACAAACTTAACCTCACCTGCCCCACCACTGCACGGGTCCCGACCGACGGCAAGACCCGCCTCCCGGTCAACCTGCTCAGCATCTCCCCCTGGGCCTACAG gATCTCATACGACCCAAAGAGATATCCCCGCTACATCCCCGAGGCCTACTGCCTGTGCAAGGGCTGCCTGATCAGACCGTACGGCGAGGAGAGCAGTCAGTATCGCAGTACCCTGGTCTACGCTCCCTCCGTCATCCTGAGGAGAACAGGCTCCTGCGTCGGCGGCCGCCACTCTTACACGGAGATCTACGTCTCCATAGCCGTGGGATGCACCTGTGTGCCGCTGCTGGAGAAGAGGCCGAAGAAGAGCAACCAGAGCCTGCAGAGGAGAGAGCCTAAAGCCAGGAAGCTCTTTACTCCAAGAAAGGAAGCTTGA
- the eef1akmt1 gene encoding EEF1A lysine methyltransferase 1 has product MSDSDDDVPTLSAHTLAALQEFYKETKVVTDHSAAPTDQFAVGAVEEDWRMSQFWYSDETATQLAEEAVREAGEGGRIACLSAPSVYQKLKQGVVDGSDRVSAVVLEYDRRFASYGEDFVFYDYNKPLSLPDSVSPHSFDIVLADPPYLSEECLSKVTQTIKYLSKGKVLLCTGAIMENLAKDLLDVKMCSFLPKHNRNLSNEFRCFVNYPSRLLSC; this is encoded by the exons ATGAGCGACAGCGATGACGATGTTCCCACTCTGTCAGCTCACACTCTGGCCGCCCTGCAGGAGTTTTACAAGGAAACGAAGGTTGTTACGGATCACAGCGCTGCACCCACAGACCAGTTTGCTGTGGGAGCCGTGGAGGAGGACTGG CGGATGAGTCAGTTCTGGTACAGCGACGAGACAGCAACACAGTTAGCCGAGGAGGCGGTACGAGAGGCTGGAGAGGGAGGAAG GATAGCATGCCTGAGCGCGCCCAGCGTGTACCAGAAGCTGAAGCAGGGTGTGGTGGACGGTTCAGATCGGGTGTCTGCCGTGGTGTTGGAGTACGACCGCCGCTTCGCCTCCTACGGAGAGGACTTTGTGTTCTACGACTACAACAAGCCGCTGTCTCTTCCGGACAGCGTGTCTCCTCACAGCTTCGACATTGTCCTCGCTGACCCGCCTTACCTGTCCGAGGAGTGTCTGAGCAAAGTGACCCAAACCATCAAATACCTGAGCAAAGGCAAAGTGCTGCTGTGCACAG GAGCCATCATGGAGAATCTGGCAAAAGATCTCCTGGATGTAAAAATGTGCAGCTTTTTGcccaaacacaacaggaacCTGTCCAATGAGTTCCGCTGTTTTGTCAACTACCCGTCCCGCCTGCTGTCCTGCTGA